GCAAGGGCGATCTGAACATCCGCGGCGCATATCTGCATATGGCAGCCGACGCCGCAGTGTCGGCTGGCGTGGTTGTCGCGGGGCTTCTCATCCTCAAGACGGGGTGGGCGTGGATCGATCCCGCAGTGAGCCTGGTCATCGTCGTGGTGATCCTGTGGAGCACCTGGGGCCTGTTGAAAGGCAGCGTAGCGATGTCGTTGAACGCTGTTCCGGAGGGCATAGATGCCGCAGGCGTTCGGGATTGTCTGGCGGGCCTGCCTGGCGTCTCGGACGTGCATGACCTTCATATCTGGCCCATGAGCACGTCGGAGACGGCGCTCACGGCCCACCTGGTAGTGCCGGATGGAACATCTGGTGACCAGTTTCTCGTCGACGCCCGCACCGAATTGCTCGAGCGCTACCGAATCCACCACGCGACACTGCAGGTCGAGTCCGGAGGGATGGATTGCTCGCTCGCGCCGACGAATGTCGTTTGAGCTGCCTCACCATCACCGATCGCGCAGCGCTGCGATGGTGAGGCAGGCTCTTGACCTTGCATCTGGTAGAGGGTTCATCATCTCAGTGACTCGACACCGCTTGAAAGACGCCGAATGGAGCAAAAACTGACAACTCCCTCACCGGACACCGCATGGGCGCCTCTTTTCGGCGCGTGGATCGTCGCCTTGGTCGCGACCCTCGGCGCGCTTTTCATCGGCGAAGTCATGGGGCAGCTTCCTTGCGATCTCTGTTGGCACCAACGCGCGTTCATGTTTCCGCTGGTCGTGATCCTTGCGGTGGCGGGCTTCCGTTCGGATGGTTACGTGTGGCGATATGCCATTCCTGTCGCCCTCGTCGGCTGGCTGATCGCGGTGTTCCACAACCTCGTCTATTTCAAGCTTGTGCCGACTGCGATCAAGCCCTGCGGCCAAGGGCCGTCCTGCTCGGGCGACGCCATGACGCTGCTTGGAACAGTTCCGCTTCCACTTCTTTCCCTTGCGGCTTTCACCGCCATCATCGCCCTCTTGCTCATCGTCCGTCGGAGAATCCAGTCTTGACCAAACGTGCCCTTGTCATGCTCACGGCATTCGTTGCCATCGTCGTATTCGGAGGGGCTGCGATGCTCTACAGCAGCAGGGAAGGCGCTGCACCACAGGCCGTTGCAGTCTCATCTGGCGACAGCTTGGTCAGGCCGCATTCTCCGGTCATGGGGCCGGAGGCCGCACCCGTCACGATCGTCGAGTTCTTCGATCCTTCATGCGAGGCGTGCAGCGCTTTCTATCCGATCGTGAAGCAGATCATGGAAGCAACGGGCGAGGACGTGCGGCTCGTGTTGCGCTACACTCCCCTTCACGAGGGCTCCGACCAGGTCGTCAGGATTCTGGAAGCTGCCAGGAAGCAACAAAAATTCCAGCCGGTCCTCGAGGCCCTGTTTGCCAACCAGGCCGAATGGGCCGTCCATGGTGCGCCCGATATCGAAAAGGCTTGGCAGATCGCAGCCGGAGCGGGGCTGGACCTTGAACCCGCCCGCAAGGACGCAACCACCCCCGAAGTGGATGCCGTGCTGGCCCAGGACGTTGCCGACGTGAAGGCCAACCGCGTCGAGCAGACACCGACCTTCTTCGTGAACGGCAAGCCGCTCACCGAGTTCAGCCCGCAGGGACTCTACGACTTGGTCAAAACCGAAATACAGGCCGCGAAGTCCGGCTCCTGAGCCGCTCGATGTCGATGCTGCGGCACGATAGCCAACACACTCCAATATGCCCGGCTTACAGTCTTGGCCTGGAGCAAGGAGCACCGTCCGCCGAAGGCGGTCAATCCCATCCGATTACCGGGTCATGAAAGGCAACAACCGATGGCCTTAAAGGCACCGAGGAAACCACCAAGTAGAGGCCGAGATTTACTACTCAAAGCGCCAATCAGCGACAGATCCAAATCAATGGGAGAGCTTCGTCCAAGGCTAACTGCCTTGGTGCTCTGGTTGCCTAGGTGCATCTACGGGTACACTACGGCCTGTCTCCTTCGCAAGGTGGACAAAGCTGAATGAGAAAACAGCTACAACGAACGTCAACAGCACAAGCAAAAAGATGCGATTTTGCCGATTTCTGGAGCGACTTAATGGCTCGGGACCCAGAATATTCTTTTGGTGAGGCGTATTAAACATCTCGGCCTTTAACATCCTTCACGTTGAAGTCTCTATCGAGAGGGCGTTGCAGTTTTCGACGACCGCGTTGACAAAACAAGCAAGACCGCGCCGCAGAAAATCGCAACGTCAGCAAAGTTAAATGCCGGCCAGTGCCAACTTCCGGCATACATATCTATGAAATCGGTCACCGCCCCGTCGCGCAACCGATCTACGATGTTGCCCGCCGCGCCGCCAGCAATCAATCCAAGTGAGACCGCCTCAGCGGCGGTCTTGCTCAAAAACGCCCATATAAGCAAACCCAGCACAATGAGAATCTTGACGCCACCAAGGATACCAGGGATGTCTGCCAACTGATCTGCAAACATTCCGAAGCTTACACCCCGGTTGAAGGCCAAAATGAGGTTGAGAAACGGAAGGACCGGGATCTCCCTCGGGGGCTGCATTACGAATTCGACGACGACAAGCTTTACCACTTGGTCGGTGGCCAAGACGCAAAGTCCAGCCAGAAAAGCCACTGTCAACTGTTTGAATCTTGTCATAAAACCACTATGGTTAACTGGGGTGGTGATCGGGAGAAACTGCAGTTTAGCCGAGTGCCATATTTTGGAAATACGGCACGTCGTCTCATCCGTCACGCAGAATGCATGAGGGGTTCGGGCAGGCTGGTTACCACAATCGGCGTTTTGTTTTGAACCCGATTGAAAAGGTCGACGACGTCCTGATTGATCATTCGCACACAGCCTGACGATACGGATTTTCCAATGCTCGACCATTCCGGTGACCCGTGAATGCGATAAAGCGTGTCTTGCCCGTCCTGGAAAATATAAAGAGCGCGCGCGCCGAGAGGATTGTCCAAGCCCGGTGGCTTGCCACCATTCGAGGCGCTATAAGGTTCAAGTTCCGGCTGTCGTGCGATCATCTCATCCGGTGGCGTCCACCTTGGCCATGCACGCTTGTATTGAATGACCCCTCTGCCTGACCATTCGAACCCCGCACGTCCGAGACCAACGCCATAGCGCATCGCTTTGCCGTTTTCATAGGTGAGATAAAGGAAATGGTTGGCCGTATCGACGACCAAAGTACCCGGGCGTTCACCGGTCGGATCGTCAACGAACTGACGATAAAATCGGGGCTTGATCTTGCGATATGGGATAGCAGGCAGCGGAAATTGCTCATCCGGCTTTGCCGCATACATGTCGGAAAATATGGTGTTCTGAGGCAAGGGCGGGGCCTCTGCCGAGATCTCTACAGAATTGTTTGAGGTGGTACAACCGGCGACCGAGACAAGGCCAATGCCGGCGGCGCCAAAAACAAATGCGCGTCGACCCATATTAAGTTCTGTCAATACTTCATCCTCATACTGTTCGTTCCCTGGCAACGCGATCAAGCGCGCAATCACGAGAATTTTCCAACAACCTAAACGACCGCAGCCTTCTGAAGGCTAACGGCAAGGTCGTGTTTTATGTCTGCAGGGAGCCGTGATTTCCAGATTTGGCAGGGAATGGCACCATTGTTCAGACCACGACGACTAACGCGCCTATTGGGACGCGTTCATAGAGGTCTTCTACGTGCTCGTTGACCATGCGAACACAGCCGTTCGATACGGCCTTTCCGATGGTCCAAGGCTCCGTTGTGCCGTGAATGCGATAGAGGGTATCCTGGTCATCCCGATACAAATACAGGGCGCGTGAGCCAAGCGGGTTGAGAGGGCCACCTGGAAGACCGTCCGCATATTTTGCGTATTTTTCAGGCGCCCGCTTGATCATGTTTTGCGTTGGACGCCAACTCGGCCATTTTGCCTTGCGCCCCACCACTGCCGTCCCTGTAAAAGCAAGGCCCGCCTTGCCGACCCCAATGCCATACCGTCTGGCCTTGGAAAGGCTTTCAATCAAGTAAAGAAAGCGGTTAGCTGGATCAACAAGGAGGGTTCCGGCAGGGTATTCGGTAGATATACCCACGACCTGCGGCAAATAGACAGGATCGAGTGCAAACACTCCGTTCTTCTTGCTCGATGCCGCTGCATCTTTCCCAAGAGCGAGAGAGGCTACGATACCGAGAAACGCGTCACGTCGTTTTATCATCTAAAAGTTTCCCAAAATGGTCGAAGTCGGAATAGGTCGCGACCAATATTTTGGGAGGGCGTGGAATAACATTGCCGAGAAACTCTCTCGCATATCGCTCTTGCCGTGCGACGACATTCGATAAGCCAATTTCGACCGGACAACTTTCACTCTGCTCAATTTCAAGAACCTGCTGATGGCAGTGCTCCGATGTCAGAAAGGATCGTTGATCGGCGGTGTCAGCTGGTTGCAAGGAAATTGCCAGCTTGGTTTCAACACTTGTGAGGAAATCTGATCTCTGATAGCCCGCCGACGCGATATCGCTATGCAGCACTCCCTGGATGACCAGGGTGAAGAGTAATACGCAGCGAAATATTGCGGTCCACCGGTTTGAAATTGTCACTGCTCAACCCCAAGCGCGAGACCGTGCTGATTCCATTCACACACGGTAAGATCTGGCATCAGCTTTTCGCCACAAGGTTTTGTTTTCGCACGGGCCGAGATCTTTGACACTTCTTTTCAAGTAAGGCACGAATTCGCACGCCAGCCGGCTGAACGGCAGTTGAATGCCAATCGGAGCGATGGTTCGACTTCACGACCGTGTACGTATTGATGGTTTTTACAGTTTTCAGGCTCACGCCACAGGGTCCGTTGATATTCTTACTTCTGCTTCGTGTCACAATAGTCGGTGGCTCCCCGTTTCCGAAGCTCCCGTCCGAATTTCTTCAACAACCATGACCCACGACTGCTCGTCCTGCCCGTAGTTGTTTTTCATCATCGCCAAGATGCTGTCACCGTAGGAGCGACCCCTGTTCATGGGGATCTCCGAATCGCGCCATGGTAAAGCCTCTAGCAACTTTAGATGCAAGTGCCGTATTGGGTGAAATGTCGGAATTTTCGCCGCTGCTCTGGACACATCAAGTTGATCGTGGCTGCGGTTGGTTTGTATCTGCTTGAGCCTTACCTTGGCGAAAGGAAGGTGGGCGAAGATGAACAGGATCATTCGATTAGCCGCGTTATTTCTTGGCTTCTCAGTCCTCGGTTTCACATTGTTGTCAGTCTCGTTTCGAGGCGTATGCTGGATCGGCGGCCACTCACAAATGGAAGCGATCTGGGGCGTGACGACATCCGTCATATTGGGTCTTGCGGTTGGCGCAGAGGCTCTGTTGACTTGGAAGTCGCGGGAAAGTCAGCTAGATCGCCCTCATGCCCGGCATCACTCAGGCACCCCATGGTCGTGATGGACAAGGTCTGACGACGAGGGTTTCTCGGTTGCGGTCGCGGATATTGTATCCCCAGTCTGAAATTCGATCATTATGTCGACAGGTAGGAGATATTTTTCTCTTGGAACCATAGAGAGGAATACAGTGCTGGGGGTCATTACAATTTCCGAACGGCTCGGGATCGTAAGCACCGCTGCGGCTACGCTTTGATATGAGGTCTCCTCTGACTTGATTCGAGCAAATCGGATATCAGTGTATCCAGAGGCCGAAATTTTTGAGATAACTCTCGGAGTACCGCTTCCATTCCAGATTGCGAGATAAACCAGGTCGAAACCAGGTTCGCGGACAATTTCCGCGTGCTCGATAATGACCGCCTCCCCCCTGCCGACTTCAATGTCCTGAGCATTTGCGTTCGAAGTTGCGGCAAAGAGTAGAAATAGCGGAAGGCAAAGGCGCATCTCAGTTTCCATGCGTTGAAAATTGTCACCTACGTTGGAATTGTGGCTCAGCCGCGGCTTTTACGCAGGTAATTTCGGCACGCCTTTACCACGAACAAATTTCAAGTTGATGGTCGCCGACGCTCTTGCGAGACGGATTCGGTCTCAACGACAGCTGCTCAAATAACCGGACGCCAAGATTTCCACGATTAGCATTGCGAGCCAACGTGGCAGCCTTTCAAACCAGCACCGATTCACGCATATATTCATGGTAAATCCGTCGGCCCTCACCCCAGTTCCTTGTGTCGGCGTACAATCGCTTGCACAATTTCTTTTGCATCGGGACCAGCACCTGAAATTAGAGCCGATGCTCGGTTTCGTTGCCAGGGGCGTCCCACGTAGTAGATACCAGGGATCGGCGAGATACCCTGATCGTGCAGGAATTCGCCACCGGCGGACGTGGTGCCTGGCACTTGAAGCCAAGTGATATCGTCTCGATAACCGATGGCCCATATTATAGAATCGATATCAATCGCCTGCCCGCCTTCAAAGCCTGCTTTACGCCCAGTGATGGAGACAAGGCGAGGCATGATTTCGACACCCCGCGTCTGCAGGGACGGGAGGCTTCTGTCGCGGTCCGGAAACGGGTCAGCCGTTCTCATTCGCTTTCCAAGCCAAGAGTCTGTTCTCGCGGAAAGAACACCAAGTATTGAAAGCCACCACCATACGTTCTTGCGGAGGAAGAACTCTGGGATGAGTTTTCTTGGCTTTCCAGTTGCGAGCAATACTTTGTGGGTTGCGGAAAGCTCCGTAGCGATGTCACGGCCGGAAGCTCCATCGCCGACGACGAGCGTTCGACCGGGGACAATCTGCGAGGGATCGCGGTAGGTGGTCGCCGTCAGCTGTTGGATATCCGGATCAATCGAAGAAAAATGAGGCACGAACACGGTTTGAAAGCCCCCCGTCGTGCCGACGACGCTTACTGGGTAAAGCCGTTCGCCGGTGCCAAGATCTGCTTCAAATTGTCCGGCGGCGTTCAGCGTCAATCGTATGAGTTTCGTTGAAGTCTTGATAGACAGCCCATGCGTGGATGCATACCGTTCAAGATAGTCCGCGAATTCATTCCGTGTCGGATAGCTTTCGCGATTGCCAGCAGGCATGAGCCCAGGCAACATGCTAAGAGACCGGGGCGTAAACAGTGTCAGAGAGGTATATCGACTTCGCCAGGTATCGCCAACTCGAGCGTTTTTTTCCAGTATCAGATAGGGAATGCCAGCCTGCTTCAAATAGTAGCCAGCAGCTAGTCCTGACTGACCGCCGCCTATGACAAGCACAAACCGCTTTTTTTTATCATTTTCGCTGCCTCGCGCTCTAGTTATCAGCATCCACCTAGTTTCCCCTCAGATAGAGTTTAGCTGTTCTAGCAGCTAGAGGGTCGAGAGAATATCTGCCCGGCTGGCGGCTATGTGACGGTAGACTTGTTCAATCTTCCGCTGGTGTGGAGGTGGATTGCTTTTCTGCAATCTCTTCCACCGCGCTTTTTTCAGGTGATGCTTCCTCGCCATCAATCGAAGCCTTCGCCGTTTCTGTTTCCTCGACGGAAGTTGCGGACACGGACATTTCCGGGTCGACGCACGGGAACGGCTCCGAAATCGACATCATGACCGTCTTGATTTGCTCCATCGAGAGTGAGCGGAGCTGTCCATTGTAGACGCCGACCGTGTTGGCGGCGCCTTCCCTATAGGTAACTTGGAATGATGTGCCAAAGCCATCAAATTTCATTGGATCAGGTGCAAATAATACGTCAACCCCTTTCACGCCGCCTCTGACGGCCGCCCGTTCTCCTGGCGCGGCGGCGTCCATCACTACGATCTGGTACAGATCGGCCTTCTCCTTCTTCGACAGAAGCCCAACGATCCTCAGTCCGGTTGCTATTCGGCTCGCCTCATCCGTCGTAGCCACCTTTATATGCTGTCGGATCCACCTCTGACCGTTTCTCCTCGCTTTTATCGTGCGCACGACGGTGCAGGCAACACCCGAAACCGAAACAGCCTCAGCGTTGCGAAAAACAAGCTCGGGTTTGAGGTAGACGGCAAGCGAAGCGGACGTGCCCGAAAAGAGGACGGCGCCTGCAAGAACAAGGGTAAGCTTACGAAACCTCCAGGTTTTCTTCGCAAGTGTTTTCGTCGTATCCGCATTTGGCTTGGCCGCGGGCATACACTAACTCTCCTTGTGACCGAACAATACCGGACAGCGCAGGAGGTTAGTTTGACGGGCTTTCAAAATATTTAAACACAACGACGAGGCATTAACCTAATCCGCGGCATGCGGTCGCACTCGTACCTCGCCCGCTCGTTAAACACGGAGCAGATTTTCAGTGCTCCTTGCACCACTTAACTAATGGGATCCCGGCGAAGGAGTAAATTTCCTCAGGGCATCCAGCGTTTCCGGACTCACGTGATGCTCGATGCCCTCAGCGTCGATCCGCGCCGTCTCGACGCAGACGCCGATCGAGCAGAGGAACGACTCGACGATCTGGTGCCGCTCGCGGCTGACGCGCGCCAGTATCTTCCCTGTGTCCGTGAGAAAGACACCCCTGTACGGGCGCTGCTGGATATATCCTTCCGCAATCAGGCGTTTGAGCATCTTGGCGACGGTCGGCTGCGCGACGCCGAGGCGCTGGGCAATGTCCACCTGCCGGGCCTCGCCCCCGTCAGCCAAGAGGTCGGCGATGAGTTCGACGTAGTCCTCCACGAGTTCGCTGCGGCGGTTGTGCCGTGCCTGCCTGAAACTCTCCGTCTGGGTATCGGCGGCGACAAGAGAACTCTCGATTTTGAGCGACTGACCCTTCTTTTCGTTCAATTCAATTCCGCCTAGTTAAATTTCAACCTCCGCACACGATAACATAGCAACGGCTATATTTCCAATCATCATTTGCGTCGG
The window above is part of the Rhizobium sp. 9140 genome. Proteins encoded here:
- the mntR gene encoding manganese-binding transcriptional regulator MntR, translated to MNEKKGQSLKIESSLVAADTQTESFRQARHNRRSELVEDYVELIADLLADGGEARQVDIAQRLGVAQPTVAKMLKRLIAEGYIQQRPYRGVFLTDTGKILARVSRERHQIVESFLCSIGVCVETARIDAEGIEHHVSPETLDALRKFTPSPGSH
- a CDS encoding cation diffusion facilitator family transporter, with the translated sequence MTHQHDDNGGPGHAHAPASFGKAFAVGIILNTIFVVVEAGYGLYANSMALLADAGHNLSDVLGLVVAWIAVMLAKRLPTPKYTYGLGASSILAALANAMLLLVAVGAIAWEAIGRFSDPAPVAGLTVMIVAGIGILINGMTAYLFSSGSKGDLNIRGAYLHMAADAAVSAGVVVAGLLILKTGWAWIDPAVSLVIVVVILWSTWGLLKGSVAMSLNAVPEGIDAAGVRDCLAGLPGVSDVHDLHIWPMSTSETALTAHLVVPDGTSGDQFLVDARTELLERYRIHHATLQVESGGMDCSLAPTNVV
- the lspA gene encoding signal peptidase II, which codes for MTRFKQLTVAFLAGLCVLATDQVVKLVVVEFVMQPPREIPVLPFLNLILAFNRGVSFGMFADQLADIPGILGGVKILIVLGLLIWAFLSKTAAEAVSLGLIAGGAAGNIVDRLRDGAVTDFIDMYAGSWHWPAFNFADVAIFCGAVLLVLSTRSSKTATPSR
- a CDS encoding flavin-containing monooxygenase; amino-acid sequence: MLITRARGSENDKKKRFVLVIGGGQSGLAAGYYLKQAGIPYLILEKNARVGDTWRSRYTSLTLFTPRSLSMLPGLMPAGNRESYPTRNEFADYLERYASTHGLSIKTSTKLIRLTLNAAGQFEADLGTGERLYPVSVVGTTGGFQTVFVPHFSSIDPDIQQLTATTYRDPSQIVPGRTLVVGDGASGRDIATELSATHKVLLATGKPRKLIPEFFLRKNVWWWLSILGVLSARTDSWLGKRMRTADPFPDRDRSLPSLQTRGVEIMPRLVSITGRKAGFEGGQAIDIDSIIWAIGYRDDITWLQVPGTTSAGGEFLHDQGISPIPGIYYVGRPWQRNRASALISGAGPDAKEIVQAIVRRHKELG
- a CDS encoding L,D-transpeptidase gives rise to the protein MGRRAFVFGAAGIGLVSVAGCTTSNNSVEISAEAPPLPQNTIFSDMYAAKPDEQFPLPAIPYRKIKPRFYRQFVDDPTGERPGTLVVDTANHFLYLTYENGKAMRYGVGLGRAGFEWSGRGVIQYKRAWPRWTPPDEMIARQPELEPYSASNGGKPPGLDNPLGARALYIFQDGQDTLYRIHGSPEWSSIGKSVSSGCVRMINQDVVDLFNRVQNKTPIVVTSLPEPLMHSA
- a CDS encoding L,D-transpeptidase, with translation MIKRRDAFLGIVASLALGKDAAASSKKNGVFALDPVYLPQVVGISTEYPAGTLLVDPANRFLYLIESLSKARRYGIGVGKAGLAFTGTAVVGRKAKWPSWRPTQNMIKRAPEKYAKYADGLPGGPLNPLGSRALYLYRDDQDTLYRIHGTTEPWTIGKAVSNGCVRMVNEHVEDLYERVPIGALVVVV
- a CDS encoding DsbA family protein, with the protein product MTKRALVMLTAFVAIVVFGGAAMLYSSREGAAPQAVAVSSGDSLVRPHSPVMGPEAAPVTIVEFFDPSCEACSAFYPIVKQIMEATGEDVRLVLRYTPLHEGSDQVVRILEAARKQQKFQPVLEALFANQAEWAVHGAPDIEKAWQIAAGAGLDLEPARKDATTPEVDAVLAQDVADVKANRVEQTPTFFVNGKPLTEFSPQGLYDLVKTEIQAAKSGS
- a CDS encoding disulfide bond formation protein B, which translates into the protein MEQKLTTPSPDTAWAPLFGAWIVALVATLGALFIGEVMGQLPCDLCWHQRAFMFPLVVILAVAGFRSDGYVWRYAIPVALVGWLIAVFHNLVYFKLVPTAIKPCGQGPSCSGDAMTLLGTVPLPLLSLAAFTAIIALLLIVRRRIQS